A window from Herbaspirillum sp. meg3 encodes these proteins:
- the atzF gene encoding allophanate hydrolase codes for MSANTLRQNSAQSPQRTIADVLASYRAGSLTPGKLIGDLLTQIDHADRDEVWISRVPAKTLKQQAAALDLMLQIKGEAVFESLPLFGIPFAVKDNIDVADMSTTAACPEFSHVPKVSATVVARLQQAGALLVGKTNLDQFATGLVGVRSPYGAVRNSLRPEYVSGGSSSGSAVAVALGQVLFSLGTDTAGSGRVPAAFNNLVGLKPTRGLLSASGMLPACRTLDCISIFAHDVADAWRVLQSAAGFDAGDAYSRSPLMLGVKRRGYRIAVPQKPEFYGDDNARLAYEQALEKITAMPGVSITHIPFDAFTDAAQLLYQGPWVAERRAALGAFFESHKEAIHPVVREITEQSDKFDAVDAFNGQYRLAELRREAETLLQNTDLLLVPTTTTMPTIAAVEADPIVRNSQLGYYTNFVNLMDMAALAIPAVWRKDGLPAGITLIGPAGSDHLLAEAGAQFQQLLGGAAQADAVAAAPLPFNEPTVKVGVVGAHLSGQPLNWQLLEAGARLHASTTTSKHYRLYALANTTPAKPGLVRTNGDDGAAIVSEVWEMPLRNFGSFVAAIPAPLGIGTMELADGSSVKGFICEPAALDNARDITGYGSWTAYLAAKI; via the coding sequence ATGTCAGCAAATACTCTCCGCCAAAATTCCGCCCAATCCCCACAACGGACGATCGCCGACGTATTGGCCTCGTACCGAGCCGGCAGCCTCACTCCCGGCAAACTGATTGGTGACCTGCTCACGCAAATAGACCACGCCGATCGCGACGAAGTCTGGATCAGCCGTGTGCCTGCCAAGACGCTCAAGCAACAGGCGGCCGCGCTTGATCTGATGCTGCAAATCAAGGGCGAAGCAGTGTTCGAATCGCTGCCGCTGTTCGGCATTCCGTTTGCGGTGAAAGACAATATCGACGTCGCCGACATGTCCACCACCGCCGCCTGCCCCGAATTCAGCCATGTGCCAAAAGTCAGCGCCACCGTGGTCGCCCGGTTGCAACAGGCTGGCGCGCTGCTGGTCGGCAAGACCAATCTGGATCAGTTCGCCACCGGCCTGGTCGGCGTGCGCTCTCCGTATGGCGCCGTGCGCAACTCGCTGCGGCCGGAATATGTTTCGGGCGGCTCCAGCTCGGGCTCGGCGGTTGCGGTCGCGTTGGGGCAAGTGCTGTTTTCGCTCGGTACCGACACCGCAGGCTCCGGCCGCGTGCCGGCAGCCTTCAATAATCTGGTCGGACTGAAACCGACGCGCGGCTTGCTCAGCGCCAGCGGCATGCTCCCGGCGTGCCGCACACTCGATTGCATTTCCATTTTTGCGCATGACGTCGCCGACGCCTGGCGCGTGCTGCAAAGCGCGGCCGGGTTCGATGCCGGCGACGCTTATTCGCGCAGCCCGTTGATGCTCGGCGTGAAGCGCCGTGGCTACCGCATCGCCGTGCCGCAAAAGCCGGAATTCTATGGCGACGACAACGCCAGACTGGCCTACGAACAAGCGCTGGAAAAAATCACCGCCATGCCCGGTGTCAGCATCACACACATCCCTTTCGACGCCTTCACCGACGCCGCGCAATTGCTGTATCAAGGCCCCTGGGTAGCGGAACGCCGTGCAGCACTCGGTGCTTTTTTTGAATCCCATAAAGAAGCGATTCATCCGGTGGTCAGAGAGATCACCGAGCAGTCCGACAAGTTCGACGCGGTCGATGCTTTCAACGGCCAATACCGTCTGGCCGAACTGCGCCGCGAAGCTGAAACCCTGCTGCAAAATACCGACCTGCTGCTGGTGCCGACCACCACCACCATGCCGACCATCGCGGCGGTGGAAGCTGATCCCATCGTGCGTAATTCGCAGCTCGGCTACTACACCAACTTCGTCAATCTGATGGACATGGCCGCGCTGGCCATTCCAGCCGTGTGGCGCAAGGACGGTCTGCCGGCAGGGATCACGCTGATCGGTCCGGCCGGGTCCGATCATCTGCTGGCGGAAGCAGGTGCACAGTTCCAGCAATTACTGGGCGGTGCAGCACAGGCCGATGCTGTCGCTGCCGCGCCGCTGCCTTTCAACGAACCTACAGTCAAAGTCGGGGTAGTCGGCGCGCATCTGAGCGGCCAGCCCCTGAACTGGCAACTGCTGGAGGCTGGCGCACGCCTGCATGCCAGCACCACAACCAGCAAACACTATCGCCTCTACGCACTCGCCAACACGACGCCGGCCAAGCCTGGATTGGTGCGTACCAATGGCGACGACGGTGCCGCCATCGTCAGCGAAGTCTGGGAAATGCCGCTGCGTAATTTCGGCAGCTTCGTCGCCGCGATTCCGGCACCGCTCGGCATCGGCACCATGGAGCTGGCCGACGGCAGCAGCGTCAAGGGCTTCATCTGCGAACCGGCGGCACTCGACAACGCACGCGACATCACCGGCTACGGCAGCTGGACTGCCTATCTCGCTGCAAAGATCTGA
- a CDS encoding YidB family protein — protein sequence MGLLDSVLGALTNNAGNASGAPADPKAALIQAVLSMLANNNNQSGGALGSLGGPGSIGGLGGLLGMLQNAGLGQIVDSWIGTGQNQPVSADQVSQALGDDQLGGLAQATGIPQGDIAGHLAQILPGLVDHLTPNGQVPESVGGDLGSDIGNLLSGFLGGKSA from the coding sequence ATGGGCTTACTCGACAGCGTACTTGGCGCACTCACTAACAATGCAGGCAATGCCTCCGGCGCCCCCGCCGATCCCAAGGCGGCATTGATTCAGGCGGTGTTGAGCATGCTCGCCAACAATAACAACCAGTCCGGCGGCGCACTGGGTAGCTTGGGTGGTCCAGGTAGCATAGGTGGACTGGGTGGTTTGCTCGGCATGCTGCAAAATGCCGGCCTCGGACAGATCGTCGATTCCTGGATCGGCACCGGCCAGAACCAGCCCGTGTCCGCCGACCAGGTATCGCAGGCGCTGGGTGACGATCAGTTAGGCGGTCTGGCGCAAGCCACCGGCATTCCACAAGGCGACATCGCCGGTCATCTGGCGCAAATTCTTCCGGGACTGGTCGATCATCTGACCCCGAACGGTCAGGTGCCGGAATCCGTCGGCGGCGATCTCGGTTCTGACATCGGCAATCTGCTCAGCGGCTTTCTCGGCGGCAAGTCCGCTTGA
- a CDS encoding 16S rRNA (uracil(1498)-N(3))-methyltransferase, with protein sequence MPRFYCPDPLAIGTTLALPDQVAHHVQVIRMQVGNPITLFNGEGGEYTAVITQMEKKRVYAEVKTFSPREAELSYAITLAQALPEASKMDWIIEKAVELGVTAIQPLAAQRCVVRLNSERAEKKQSHWQGIIHAAAEQSGRNRLAQLSPLTEFNSWIAQSDLHKRILLSPRGEQSLSDWARHHPAQALSLMVGPEGGFTDAEENLACDHGALMLSMGPRVLRTETAGLSALAAINAIWGEM encoded by the coding sequence ATGCCCCGCTTTTATTGCCCCGACCCGCTCGCCATCGGTACGACGCTTGCCCTGCCCGACCAGGTCGCGCATCACGTCCAGGTGATTCGCATGCAGGTTGGCAATCCGATTACGCTCTTCAATGGCGAAGGCGGCGAATACACCGCCGTCATCACCCAGATGGAAAAGAAGCGCGTCTACGCCGAGGTCAAAACCTTTTCCCCGCGCGAAGCGGAGTTGTCCTACGCCATCACGCTGGCGCAAGCCCTGCCGGAAGCATCCAAAATGGACTGGATCATCGAAAAAGCCGTCGAACTCGGCGTCACGGCGATCCAGCCACTGGCGGCCCAGCGCTGCGTGGTGCGCCTCAACAGCGAGCGCGCCGAGAAGAAACAAAGCCATTGGCAAGGCATCATCCACGCCGCCGCAGAACAAAGCGGCCGCAATCGCCTGGCGCAACTGTCGCCACTCACCGAGTTCAACAGCTGGATCGCCCAGAGCGACCTGCACAAACGCATCCTGCTGTCGCCGCGCGGCGAACAATCGCTGTCGGACTGGGCGCGCCATCATCCGGCGCAGGCGCTGAGCCTGATGGTCGGCCCGGAAGGCGGCTTTACCGACGCAGAAGAAAACCTCGCCTGCGACCACGGCGCGCTGATGCTATCCATGGGCCCGCGCGTGCTGCGTACCGAAACCGCCGGCCTCAGCGCACTGGCGGCGATCAATGCAATCTGGGGCGAGATGTAA
- the tkt gene encoding transketolase, whose translation MTSTLPTDKMANAIRALAMDAVQKANSGHPGAPMGMAEIAVALWAKHYRHNPANPQWANRDRFVLSNGHGSMLQYALLHLTGYDLSMEEIKNFRQLHSKTAGHPEVHITPGVETTTGPLGQGVTNAVGMALAEKLLAAEFNKPDLAVVDHYTYAFVGDGCLMEGISHEACSLAGTLRLSKLIVLYDDNGISIDGKVEGWFKDDTPKRFESYGWNVIAGVDGHNVEAVNSAIHQAKLADKPTLICCKTVIGKGSPNLAGTDKVHGAALGDKEVAAVREALGWTSAPFEIPADIYSAWDGKTQGQQLEAEWNKLYQAYQAKYPTEAAELVRRLKGELPAGFDAAVQAYIASTIEKKETIATRKASQNAIQAYAQVLPEFLGGSADLTGSNLTNWKESVAVRADVAGNHINYGVREFGMSAIMNGIALHGGYIPFGATFLTFSDYSRNALRMAALMQIRALFVFTHDSIGLGEDGPTHQSVEHISSLRLIPNLDNWRPCDTVESAVAWEQAVKRNDGPSTLIFSRQNLPYQERTAEQVADIKRGGYILKEAKDAKVILIATGSEIELAVKAADELAAQGIPARVVSMPCTDVFDRQDAAYKASVLQRGVPRVAIEAGVTSTWYKYVGLEGAVVGIDTFGESAPAGVLFKHFGFTVENVVAKAKLILA comes from the coding sequence ATGACTTCCACACTCCCTACCGACAAGATGGCCAACGCGATCCGCGCGCTGGCAATGGACGCAGTACAAAAAGCAAATTCAGGACACCCAGGCGCGCCGATGGGGATGGCGGAAATCGCAGTCGCATTGTGGGCCAAGCACTATCGCCACAACCCGGCCAATCCGCAATGGGCCAACCGCGACCGTTTCGTGTTGTCGAACGGACATGGTTCGATGCTGCAATATGCCTTGTTGCATCTGACCGGTTACGACCTGTCGATGGAAGAAATCAAGAACTTCCGCCAACTGCATTCCAAGACCGCCGGCCATCCGGAAGTTCACATCACCCCAGGCGTGGAGACCACCACCGGCCCGCTGGGTCAGGGCGTCACCAACGCCGTCGGTATGGCGCTGGCTGAAAAGCTGCTGGCGGCAGAATTCAACAAGCCGGATCTGGCAGTTGTTGATCATTACACTTATGCTTTCGTCGGCGACGGTTGCCTGATGGAAGGCATTTCGCATGAAGCCTGCTCGCTGGCCGGCACACTGCGCCTGTCCAAGCTGATCGTGCTGTACGACGACAATGGCATCTCCATCGACGGCAAGGTCGAAGGCTGGTTCAAGGACGACACCCCGAAGCGTTTCGAATCTTACGGCTGGAACGTCATTGCCGGCGTCGACGGACACAATGTCGAAGCGGTCAATTCCGCCATCCATCAAGCCAAGCTGGCCGACAAGCCGACCCTGATCTGCTGCAAGACCGTCATCGGCAAGGGTTCGCCAAATCTGGCCGGCACCGACAAGGTTCACGGCGCGGCTCTGGGCGACAAAGAAGTTGCAGCCGTGCGCGAAGCGCTGGGCTGGACTTCGGCTCCGTTTGAAATTCCTGCCGACATCTATTCCGCCTGGGATGGCAAGACCCAAGGCCAGCAACTGGAAGCCGAGTGGAACAAGCTGTATCAGGCCTATCAGGCCAAGTATCCAACCGAAGCCGCTGAACTGGTGCGCCGCCTGAAGGGCGAGTTGCCGGCAGGTTTCGACGCGGCCGTCCAGGCATACATCGCCAGCACCATCGAAAAGAAAGAAACCATCGCCACCCGCAAGGCCAGCCAGAACGCGATTCAGGCGTATGCGCAAGTGCTGCCTGAATTCCTCGGCGGTTCGGCCGACCTGACCGGTTCCAACCTGACCAACTGGAAAGAATCCGTGGCTGTGCGTGCCGATGTCGCCGGTAACCATATCAACTATGGCGTGCGCGAATTCGGCATGAGCGCGATCATGAACGGTATCGCCCTGCACGGCGGCTACATCCCGTTCGGCGCGACTTTCCTGACGTTCTCCGATTACAGCCGCAATGCGCTGCGTATGGCTGCACTGATGCAGATCCGTGCACTGTTCGTGTTCACGCATGACTCCATCGGCCTGGGCGAAGACGGCCCGACGCACCAATCTGTGGAACATATTTCGAGCCTGCGCCTGATCCCGAATCTGGACAACTGGCGTCCATGCGACACAGTTGAATCGGCTGTCGCGTGGGAACAAGCAGTCAAGCGCAACGACGGTCCGAGCACGCTGATCTTTTCGCGTCAGAACCTGCCGTACCAGGAGCGTACTGCGGAACAAGTCGCCGACATCAAGCGCGGCGGCTATATCCTGAAAGAAGCCAAGGACGCCAAGGTGATCCTGATCGCTACCGGTTCGGAAATTGAACTGGCGGTCAAGGCAGCTGATGAACTGGCAGCGCAAGGCATCCCGGCACGCGTCGTGTCGATGCCATGTACCGATGTGTTTGACCGTCAGGATGCAGCGTACAAGGCCAGCGTTCTGCAACGCGGCGTGCCGCGCGTGGCGATCGAAGCCGGCGTGACCTCGACATGGTACAAGTACGTCGGTCTGGAAGGTGCTGTGGTCGGTATCGACACCTTCGGTGAATCGGCTCCGGCAGGCGTGCTGTTCAAGCATTTCGGCTTCACTGTCGAAAACGTCGTCGCCAAGGCCAAGCTGATCCTGGCATGA
- a CDS encoding GNAT family N-acetyltransferase — protein sequence MSVIGKDQSKDITNVVGPVTVRRATVDDAALIAQVRIDSWRAAYRGMIPDAYLDGMKVGDSTRMWTRVLSAASDAACTFVAEVDGELVGFAAGITLAERKLDFDAELTALYVLPSAQRAGIGRRLLTEVVATLGAAGAPNMLVWVLAQNKKARDFYAHLDALLLAEQTFKWDELDLIEVAYGWRDIQSIGKITTVS from the coding sequence ATGAGTGTAATCGGCAAAGATCAGAGCAAAGACATCACCAACGTCGTCGGCCCGGTGACGGTCCGGCGCGCGACGGTCGACGACGCTGCCCTGATCGCTCAGGTGCGCATCGACAGCTGGCGTGCAGCGTACCGCGGCATGATTCCGGACGCTTATCTGGATGGCATGAAGGTGGGCGACAGCACGCGCATGTGGACGCGTGTGCTGAGCGCCGCGTCGGATGCGGCCTGCACCTTTGTGGCGGAAGTTGACGGTGAGCTGGTCGGTTTCGCGGCCGGCATCACGCTGGCGGAACGCAAGCTTGATTTCGATGCCGAACTGACGGCGTTATATGTTTTACCCTCGGCTCAGCGCGCCGGCATCGGCCGCCGCTTGCTGACCGAAGTGGTCGCGACACTGGGTGCGGCAGGTGCGCCCAACATGCTGGTCTGGGTGCTGGCGCAAAACAAAAAGGCGCGCGATTTTTACGCGCATCTGGATGCGCTGCTGCTGGCAGAACAGACCTTCAAGTGGGACGAGCTGGATTTGATCGAAGTCGCCTACGGCTGGCGTGACATCCAATCCATCGGAAAAATTACTACTGTTTCTTAA
- the gap gene encoding type I glyceraldehyde-3-phosphate dehydrogenase, whose protein sequence is MTIRVAINGYGRIGRNILRAHYEGGKKHDIEIVAINDLGDPKTNAHLTQYDTTHGKFPGTVTVDGDSIVVNGDRIKVLAQRNPAELPWGELKVDVVLECTGFFTTKEKASAHLKGGAKKVIISAPGGKDVDATIVFGVNHGVLKASDTVISNASCTTNCLAPLVQPLHEKIGLVNGLMTTVHAYTNDQVLTDVYHEDLRRARSATQSMIPAKTGAASAVGLVLPELNGKLDGYAIRVPTINVSIVDLSFIAARDTTVDEVNAIMKAASEAGPLKGILTYNTEPLVSVDFNGNPASSNFDSTLTKVSGRLVKVSSWYDNEWGFSNRMLDTTVALVSAK, encoded by the coding sequence ATGACTATCCGCGTTGCAATCAATGGCTACGGCCGTATCGGCCGCAATATCCTCCGTGCTCATTACGAAGGCGGTAAAAAACACGACATCGAGATCGTGGCCATCAATGATCTGGGCGATCCAAAAACCAATGCTCACCTGACCCAATACGACACGACCCACGGCAAATTCCCTGGCACCGTGACCGTCGACGGTGACTCTATCGTCGTCAACGGCGACCGCATCAAGGTGCTGGCGCAGCGTAACCCGGCAGAACTGCCATGGGGCGAACTGAAGGTTGACGTCGTGCTGGAATGCACCGGCTTCTTCACGACAAAAGAGAAGGCCAGCGCTCACCTGAAGGGCGGCGCCAAGAAAGTCATCATCTCCGCACCGGGCGGCAAGGATGTCGACGCGACTATCGTATTCGGCGTCAACCATGGCGTGCTGAAGGCCAGCGACACCGTGATCTCCAACGCATCGTGCACCACCAACTGCCTGGCGCCGCTGGTTCAGCCGCTGCACGAGAAAATCGGTCTGGTCAACGGCCTGATGACAACCGTCCACGCTTACACCAACGACCAGGTGCTGACTGACGTGTACCACGAAGACCTGCGCCGCGCGCGTTCGGCTACCCAATCGATGATCCCGGCCAAGACCGGCGCTGCTTCCGCAGTCGGCCTGGTGCTGCCGGAACTGAACGGCAAGCTGGACGGCTACGCGATTCGCGTTCCGACCATCAACGTCTCGATCGTCGACCTGTCGTTCATCGCTGCGCGCGATACGACTGTGGACGAAGTCAACGCCATCATGAAGGCCGCTTCCGAAGCCGGTCCGCTGAAGGGTATCCTGACTTACAACACCGAGCCGCTGGTGTCGGTGGACTTCAATGGTAATCCGGCATCGTCGAACTTCGATTCGACCCTGACCAAGGTCTCCGGCCGTCTGGTCAAGGTCTCGTCGTGGTACGACAACGAATGGGGCTTCTCGAACCGTATGCTGGACACGACTGTGGCGCTGGTTTCGGCAAAATAA
- a CDS encoding class I SAM-dependent methyltransferase, with protein sequence MNAPLIVKSPESHPHVPETAFGMWFLQTHTWTVHVLERAFKDLEPLIPNRLPSYPVVADVGCGWGRSLKKLHERFAPQRLIGMDIDPAMLEAAAREVTAEGIQAEFIQCSSSHMTLEDNSVDLLFCHQTFHHLIEQEEAIQEFFRVLKPGGILLFAESTKRYIHSWMIRLLFRHPMEVQKTAEEYLALVRSAGFEVAPKSISYPYLWWSRDDLGLMERALGIKPKADREETLINLVAVKPAL encoded by the coding sequence ATGAACGCACCTTTGATCGTCAAATCTCCCGAGAGTCATCCGCACGTTCCCGAGACCGCCTTCGGCATGTGGTTTCTGCAAACGCATACCTGGACGGTGCATGTACTGGAGCGTGCGTTCAAGGATCTGGAGCCGTTGATTCCAAATCGCCTGCCGTCTTATCCGGTGGTGGCCGATGTGGGTTGTGGTTGGGGGCGTTCGCTGAAGAAGCTGCATGAGCGCTTTGCGCCGCAACGTCTGATCGGGATGGACATTGATCCTGCCATGTTGGAAGCCGCAGCCAGGGAGGTGACTGCGGAAGGCATCCAGGCCGAATTCATTCAATGCTCAAGCTCGCACATGACGCTGGAAGACAATAGCGTCGATCTGCTGTTTTGCCATCAGACTTTCCATCACCTGATTGAGCAGGAAGAAGCGATTCAGGAATTTTTCCGGGTATTGAAGCCGGGCGGTATTCTGTTGTTTGCCGAGTCGACCAAGCGCTATATCCACTCGTGGATGATCCGCTTGTTGTTTCGTCATCCGATGGAAGTACAAAAGACGGCGGAAGAATATCTGGCTCTGGTGCGCAGCGCCGGTTTTGAGGTTGCACCGAAGTCGATTTCCTACCCTTATCTGTGGTGGAGCCGCGATGATCTGGGTCTGATGGAGCGGGCGCTCGGCATCAAGCCCAAAGCAGATCGCGAAGAAACGCTGATCAATCTGGTGGCCGTCAAACCTGCTCTTTGA
- the glnE gene encoding bifunctional [glutamate--ammonia ligase]-adenylyl-L-tyrosine phosphorylase/[glutamate--ammonia-ligase] adenylyltransferase: MRTQLITRQFVTISLLDSSAASRFLTRWANANPARPGQLAEFSQLSLNRAAFERILQADLAASASKAGTTVTGAAALNGPMRRLRNLTVCTLIERDLTGKADLAEVVRTMSEFADFAVQTHLNALMQEMTALYGMPIGEETGNEQELIVLGMGKLGGGELNVSSDIDLIFVYPEDGDTRTDAPEQRSLSNHEFFVRLGKKLIAALSEITEDGFTFRVDMALRPNGASGPLVASHNMVEEYLIRQGREWERYAWTKARALTGKPDDIAALEAISRPFIYRRYLDFGSIDALRSMHGQIRAEVTRQESLHPERSNNVKLGRGGIREVEFVSQVFQLIRGGRDPELRDRSTRTTLRTLADKGLLEPEVVAQLLEAYTFLRNLEHRLQYLEDAQTHTLPPNEDDQKIIANMMGFADVAALLAALEEHRRIVALQFDTIFNDKQDNGNTDGGDGTKNGDNTCDLGDGESAESIAATLTSLGFDEVDTATQRVLATLQSPRLQSLPEASRARLIALINAALPIIGAMPDKNLPTLRRLLDFFEAIARRAAYLALLTEYPHALTRLIRMIAASDWAAKYLTQHPILLDELLDDRNLKAPPDWPAFAQDCQRQLDIAPGDTERQMDILREVHHAQLFRLLAQDLEGDLSVEHLADHLSALADILVAATIQAVWQTIANRHRETPQFTVIAYGKLGGKELGYVSDLDVVFLYDDDDQEAPGLYAKLAQRFITWMTSHTPAGTLFDIDIALRPDGASGLLVSSFATFEKYQRTSAWVWEHQALTRARYCAGDSTIGNRFEALRKDLLRQERDPQKLTQEVLGMRLKLHQAHPNHTPLFDLKHDDGGMIDIEFIVQFLVLRHAAQYEALTDDIGNIALLKLCGSLGLIDAALADEVANAYRLFRKLQHQIRLRGEERARTTIERVQQESDAVKRLWTEVFGG, from the coding sequence ATGCGCACCCAACTCATCACCCGACAATTTGTGACTATCTCCCTTCTCGACAGCAGTGCAGCCTCCCGGTTCCTGACCCGCTGGGCAAACGCCAATCCGGCCCGCCCCGGACAACTGGCGGAATTCTCCCAATTATCCCTGAACCGCGCGGCTTTCGAGCGCATTTTGCAAGCTGATCTGGCAGCTTCCGCGTCCAAAGCCGGCACAACCGTTACGGGTGCCGCCGCCTTGAACGGCCCCATGCGACGTCTGCGCAATCTGACGGTCTGTACGCTGATCGAACGCGACCTGACCGGCAAGGCGGATCTGGCCGAGGTGGTGCGCACCATGAGCGAATTCGCCGATTTTGCCGTCCAGACCCATCTCAACGCCCTGATGCAGGAAATGACTGCCCTCTACGGCATGCCCATCGGAGAGGAAACCGGCAACGAACAGGAGCTGATCGTGCTCGGCATGGGCAAGCTGGGCGGCGGAGAACTGAACGTCTCGTCCGACATCGACCTCATCTTCGTCTATCCGGAGGATGGGGACACACGTACCGATGCACCAGAGCAACGCTCGCTCTCCAATCACGAGTTCTTTGTCCGGCTCGGCAAGAAACTCATTGCCGCCCTGTCTGAAATCACCGAAGACGGTTTCACCTTTCGCGTCGACATGGCGCTGCGACCCAACGGCGCTTCCGGTCCGTTGGTCGCCAGCCACAACATGGTGGAAGAATATCTGATTCGCCAGGGCCGGGAATGGGAACGCTACGCCTGGACCAAGGCACGCGCGCTGACAGGCAAGCCCGACGATATCGCTGCCCTGGAAGCCATCAGCCGGCCCTTCATCTACCGGCGTTATCTGGATTTCGGTTCAATCGATGCCCTGCGCTCCATGCACGGCCAAATCCGCGCAGAAGTCACGCGCCAGGAATCGCTGCATCCGGAACGCAGCAATAACGTCAAACTGGGCCGCGGCGGTATCCGTGAAGTGGAATTTGTCAGCCAGGTGTTCCAACTGATCCGCGGTGGCCGCGATCCTGAACTGCGCGACCGTTCAACCCGCACCACGCTGCGCACGCTGGCCGACAAAGGCTTGCTGGAGCCGGAGGTCGTGGCGCAATTGCTGGAGGCCTATACCTTCCTGCGCAATCTGGAACACCGCTTGCAGTATCTTGAAGATGCGCAGACGCATACCCTGCCACCGAACGAAGACGACCAGAAGATCATTGCCAACATGATGGGCTTTGCCGACGTGGCAGCTTTGCTGGCGGCGCTGGAAGAACACCGTCGTATCGTCGCCCTGCAGTTCGACACCATCTTCAACGACAAGCAGGACAACGGCAATACCGACGGCGGCGATGGCACTAAAAACGGTGACAACACCTGCGATCTCGGCGATGGCGAAAGCGCCGAATCGATCGCTGCCACGCTGACCTCACTGGGCTTCGACGAGGTCGACACCGCTACCCAGCGCGTGCTGGCGACACTGCAATCGCCGCGCCTGCAATCCCTGCCGGAAGCCAGCCGTGCGCGACTGATCGCGCTGATCAACGCTGCCCTGCCGATTATCGGCGCCATGCCTGACAAAAACTTGCCGACCTTGCGCCGCCTGCTCGATTTCTTCGAAGCGATTGCCCGCCGCGCTGCTTACCTGGCACTGCTGACGGAATATCCTCACGCGCTGACACGCCTGATCCGCATGATCGCCGCCAGCGACTGGGCAGCAAAATACCTGACGCAGCATCCCATTCTGCTCGACGAACTGCTGGATGACCGCAACCTGAAAGCGCCTCCTGACTGGCCCGCTTTTGCACAAGATTGCCAGCGCCAGCTTGACATCGCGCCGGGCGACACAGAACGCCAGATGGACATTCTGCGCGAGGTGCACCATGCGCAGTTGTTCCGCCTGCTCGCGCAGGATCTTGAAGGTGATCTGAGCGTCGAGCATCTGGCCGATCATCTGTCCGCACTGGCCGACATTCTGGTCGCGGCCACCATTCAGGCGGTCTGGCAAACCATCGCCAATCGCCATCGCGAAACACCGCAATTCACCGTCATCGCTTACGGCAAACTGGGCGGCAAGGAGCTCGGCTATGTCTCCGACCTTGACGTCGTATTCCTTTACGACGACGACGATCAGGAAGCGCCCGGCCTGTACGCCAAGCTGGCGCAGCGCTTCATTACCTGGATGACCTCGCACACGCCCGCAGGTACGCTGTTCGATATCGATATCGCCTTGCGTCCGGACGGTGCCAGCGGCTTGCTGGTGTCATCCTTCGCCACATTTGAAAAGTACCAGCGCACTTCGGCCTGGGTATGGGAACACCAGGCACTGACCCGTGCACGCTATTGCGCCGGCGACAGCACTATCGGCAATCGTTTTGAAGCATTGCGCAAAGACCTGCTGCGCCAGGAACGCGATCCGCAAAAGCTGACGCAGGAAGTGCTCGGCATGCGCCTCAAGCTGCATCAGGCGCACCCCAACCATACCCCGTTGTTCGATCTGAAACATGACGACGGCGGCATGATCGATATTGAATTCATCGTGCAGTTTTTAGTGCTGCGCCATGCGGCACAGTACGAAGCGCTGACCGACGACATTGGCAACATCGCCTTGCTGAAGCTCTGTGGTTCGCTGGGTCTGATCGACGCCGCATTGGCAGATGAGGTTGCCAACGCCTATCGCTTGTTCCGCAAACTGCAGCATCAGATCCGGCTGCGCGGTGAAGAACGCGCCCGCACCACTATCGAACGCGTGCAACAAGAAAGCGATGCCGTCAAACGGCTCTGGACGGAAGTGTTCGGCGGATAG